The genomic segment GAACTCGGTCGGCGATTTAACCGGCAACCGAACGGAGATCTCCTGATCAAGGGGAGAAGTATCTTTGAGAAAGGATGGGAGCCCCGGGGGTTTCTCAGCAGGAGCATCCGGGAGTTTTACCGATTGAAACACCGGATACCTGATCGAGGATCTCTCGGTAAGCTTTATTTCCCTTGCTTTACCCGGTGGCAGATTAGAGGGAACGTCAACATCCACGAATTGATAGTCGGTATCCATATCGCTTATCCACCATGCGGATTCGGCATAACTTACCATCGGTTTCACCTCAGGTTTAAAGCGGATGCGATTAGGGGAAAATTTTATCTCCGGCTGGGGATGGACCTCTCTTCTCCCCAGGATTTTTCTGGGTATGCGTTTGGGGTTAACTTTCAATAGATCGACCGATACGGTGGGATTGATCTCCTCTCCCGCCCGCTCGGGGATCAAGAGATATATCGCAGATAGCAAAATGAGATGGGCTGCAACGGAGATCAAGAACGAGCTTGCGAACCTATTCATAGCATGCATCCCCCTTCATGCTTAGAATTTAAAGGTTAACCCGGTTTTGAACTTTATACCTTCCTCACTGGAGAACATCTCCTCATATTTCGTCCCAAATAGATTGTTTATCGTGAAAAATAGAGAGCCTTTTTTCAATATGCTCTGGTTAACCATTAGATGTGTCAGCAAATATGAGGGGAGTTTTTTCTCCCTATACCCAAACCTGGCTCCGACATACTCCTCCACCAGTGTGACGCTAAGACCCAACCTCTCGATGGAGCAGCTTATCTCAACATTCGCCCTGTGATGCGGGCTGTAAGTGAACTCTTTACCGGTTTCCCTGTCCTTCGTCCTCAGATAGGTATACCTCACCGCTCCGAAGAGATAACGGAGGGGTTTCCACTCTATCTCCATCTCAGCTCCCTGCGTGAGCGCTTTCCCGATGTTCCGATATGAGTAGATCTCACCTCGCTTGAGCCAGAACCCCTGGATCATATTCCTGAGATCATTCCTGAACAGGGATGCCTTTCCGTATAAGCTTCCGCCCCTCGCCTCCAGCTCGACGTTATAACCGTTTGACGATTCGGGCAGGAGATCCGGGTTCCCTTTTATCCA from the Candidatus Poribacteria bacterium genome contains:
- a CDS encoding energy transducer TonB; translated protein: MNRFASSFLISVAAHLILLSAIYLLIPERAGEEINPTVSVDLLKVNPKRIPRKILGRREVHPQPEIKFSPNRIRFKPEVKPMVSYAESAWWISDMDTDYQFVDVDVPSNLPPGKAREIKLTERSSIRYPVFQSVKLPDAPAEKPPGLPSFLKDTSPLDQEISVRLPVKSPTEFLEKVRERIERNKFYPLQARRMGYEGTVIISFKVLEDGRVGDIKVLKSSGYDILDKAGIEAIRRSSPFPKLSLYTFKRELWIKVPITFKLSEVRKEE